One segment of Tenrec ecaudatus isolate mTenEca1 chromosome 1, mTenEca1.hap1, whole genome shotgun sequence DNA contains the following:
- the LOC142448173 gene encoding olfactory receptor 7C1-like: protein MEPRNHTYFEKFILLGLSEEAELQPLLFALFLSMYLVTFTGNLLIILTIIKDSHLHTPMYFFLSNLSFADICFTSTTVPKMLLNIQMQNRFITYEHCITQMYFFMLIVEVDNFLLTVMAYDRFVAICHPLHYTVIMNPRFCGFLLLGSWLLSVLDALLHALMVLRLSFCAELEISHFFCELNQVVQLAFSDPSLNTLVIYFAAGVLGVIPLTGILFSYTKIVSSILKISSAGGKYKVFSTCGSHLSVVSLFYGTAFGIYLSSAATQNSRSSAIASVTYTVATPMLNPFIYTLRNKDIKRALRKLCS, encoded by the coding sequence ATGGAACCAAGAAACCACACATATTTTGAAAAATTCATCCTTCTGGGGCTCTCAGAAGAGGCAGAGCTGCAGCCTCTCCTCTTTGCattgttcctctccatgtacttggtcaccttcactgggaacctgctcatcatcctgaCCATCATCAAGGACAGCCACCTCCatacacccatgtacttcttcctctccaacctctcctttgCAGACATCTGTTTCACCTCCACCACCGTCCCAAAGATGCTGCTGAACATCCAGATGCAGAACAGATTCATTACATATGAGCATTGCATCACCCAGATGTATTTTTTCATGCTTATCGTAGAAGTAGACAATTTCCTGTTGAcagtgatggcctatgaccggTTTGTGGCCATCTGTCACCCACTGCACTACACGGTCATCATGAATCCAAGGTTCTGTGGCTTCCTGCTTCTGGGCTCCTGGCTATTGAGTGTACTGGATGCTCTATTACATGCATTAATGGTTTtgcgtttgtccttttgtgcagaGTTGGAAATCTCCCATTTCTTCTGTGAACTTAACCAGGTAGTCCAACTTGCTTTCTCTGACCCATCCCTCAATACCTTAGTGATTTATTTTGCAGCTGGGGTTCTGGGTGTTATTCCACTCACTGGGATCCTTTTCTCTTACACAAAGATCGTGTcctccattttgaaaatttcttcagCTGGGGGCAAATACAAAGTCTTTTCCACTTGTGGGTCCCACCTCTCCGTGGTTTCCTTGTTTTATGGTACCGCTTTTGGGATTTATCTCAGTTCTGCTGCTACTCAAAATTCCAGGTCCAGTGCAATCGCTTCGGTAACGTACACTGTAGCCACACCCATGCTGAACCCCTTTATCTACACTCTTAGAAACAAGGACATAAAGCGGGCCCTACGGAAACTTTGCAGTTGA
- the LOC142431979 gene encoding olfactory receptor 7C1-like, whose product METRNHTHFQYFILLGLSEEAELQPLLFGLFLSMYLVTFTGNLLIILTIIKDSHLHTPMYFFLSNLSFADICFTSTTVPKMLVNIQMQSRVISYEHCITQMHFFLLFTGLDHFLLTVMAYDRFVAICHPLHYTVIMNPRFCGLLLLGSWLLSVLDALLHALMVLRLSFCTDLEISHFFCELNQILQLACSDTFLNSLVIYFVAGLLGVIPFCGILFSYTKIVSSILKISSAGGKYKAFSTCGSHLSVVSLFYGTAFGIYLSSAATQNSRSSAIASVMYTVATPMMNPFIYTLRNKDIKQALGKLCS is encoded by the coding sequence ATGGAAACAAGAAACCACACACATTTTCAATATTTCATCCTGTTGGGGCTCTCAGAAGAGgcagagctgcagcccctcctctttgGACTCTTCCTGTCTATGTACTTGGTCACCTTcactgggaacctgctcatcatcctgaCCATCATCAAGGACAgccacctccacacacccatgtacttcttcctctccaacctctcctttgCTGACATCTGTTTCACCTCCACCACTGTCCCAAAGATGCTGGTGAACATCCAGATGCAGAGCAGAGTTATTTCTTATGAACACTGCATCACCCAGATGCATTTTTTCCTGCTTTTTACAGGATTGGATCATTTCCTCTTGACAGTGATGGCTTATGACCGATTTGTAGCCATCTGTCACCCACTGCACTACACGGTCATCATGAATCCAAGGTTCTGTGGCCTCCTGCTTCTGGGCTCCTGGCTATTGAGTGTACTGGATGCTCTATTACATGCGTTAATGGTTTTGCGTTTGTCATTTTGTACAGATTTGGAAATctcccattttttctgtgaacttaacCAGATACTCCAACTGGCTTGCTCTGACACATTCCTCAATTCCTTAGTGATTTATTTTGTAGCTGGGCTTCTGGGTGTTATTCCATTCTGTGGGATCCTTTTCTCTTACACAAAGATTGTGTcctccattttgaaaatttcatcaGCTGGGGGCAAATACaaagccttttccacctgtgggtCCCACCTCTCTGTGGTTTCCTTGTTTTATGGTACCGCTTTTGGGATTTATCTCAGTTCTGCTGCTACTCAAAATTCCAGGTCCAGTGCAATCGCCTCAGTAATGTACACTGTAGCCACACCCATGATGAACCCCTTTATCTACACTCTTAGAAACAAGGACATAAAGCAGGCCTTAGGGAAACTTTGCAGTTGA